A genomic window from Acidobacteriota bacterium includes:
- a CDS encoding ABC transporter ATP-binding protein, producing MTPLVVADHVSKWYGQVIGLNDVSVSIPTGITGLLGPNGAGKSTLLKLLTGQLKASKGSITVLGEAIWGNPGLFFRVGFCPEQDAFYDRMTGLEWVSGLVRLNGYSESEASAAARTALERVDMVDAADKKIGGYSKGMRQRVKLAQAIVHDPELLILDEPLSGMDPIARRRTIRLIKEWARAGKSIIVSSHILYEIEAMTSNILLINNGRILAEGDVHSIRDLIDEHPHTVNVRADHPRDLARAFLTRDDVLSLRLEQEAIIIETSKPDSFYRYLTELAASGQAGTITEVTSPDDNLQAVFKFLVK from the coding sequence ATGACGCCGCTTGTGGTGGCCGATCACGTTTCGAAGTGGTACGGCCAGGTCATCGGCCTCAATGACGTGAGCGTGTCGATTCCGACCGGCATCACCGGACTGCTGGGGCCGAACGGCGCCGGCAAGTCGACGCTGCTGAAGCTGCTGACGGGCCAGCTCAAAGCGAGCAAGGGCTCCATCACCGTGCTGGGGGAGGCGATCTGGGGAAATCCGGGACTGTTCTTTCGCGTCGGCTTCTGCCCGGAGCAGGACGCGTTCTACGACCGGATGACCGGCCTCGAGTGGGTGTCCGGGCTGGTCCGGCTCAACGGATATTCGGAGTCCGAAGCGAGCGCGGCGGCCCGCACGGCACTCGAGCGGGTGGACATGGTGGACGCGGCCGACAAGAAGATTGGCGGCTACAGCAAGGGCATGCGCCAGCGCGTCAAACTCGCCCAGGCCATTGTCCACGATCCCGAACTGCTGATCCTCGACGAACCGTTGTCGGGCATGGATCCGATCGCCAGGCGCCGGACCATTCGTCTGATCAAGGAATGGGCTCGCGCCGGCAAGAGCATCATTGTCTCCAGCCACATCCTGTACGAGATCGAAGCGATGACGTCGAACATCCTGCTCATCAACAACGGCCGCATCCTGGCCGAAGGTGATGTGCACAGCATCCGCGATCTCATCGACGAACATCCGCACACCGTGAACGTCCGCGCGGACCACCCGCGCGACCTCGCCCGCGCGTTCCTGACTCGAGACGACGTGTTGAGCCTCAGGCTCGAGCAGGAGGCGATCATCATCGAGACGTCGAAGCCGGACAGTTTCTACCGGTACCTGACCGAATTGGCGGCGTCGGGCCAGGCGGGCACGATTACCGAGGTCACCTCGCCGGACGACAACCTCCAGGCGGTTTTCAAGTTCCTCGTCAAATGA
- a CDS encoding PilZ domain-containing protein gives MARVEVPGGLPGEVSVLAPAEIREFSPRGVMLDTAFPLVINSIHDVRLELDDCTIVVKGRVAHCRVADLAGELVRYRAGIEFVDLPPHAVSAIAAYLKGVSERRAARGARPSREPTSP, from the coding sequence GTGGCGCGTGTTGAGGTGCCCGGTGGCTTGCCGGGCGAGGTGAGTGTGCTGGCACCGGCCGAGATCCGGGAGTTCAGCCCACGTGGCGTGATGCTCGATACCGCGTTCCCGCTGGTCATCAATTCCATCCACGATGTCCGGCTTGAGCTGGATGACTGTACGATTGTCGTGAAGGGCCGGGTCGCCCATTGCCGGGTCGCAGACCTGGCCGGGGAGTTGGTGCGTTATCGAGCGGGAATCGAGTTCGTGGATCTGCCTCCGCACGCGGTATCCGCCATCGCGGCATACCTCAAGGGTGTTTCCGAGCGGCGGGCGGCGCGCGGCGCCCGCCCGTCCAGGGAACCTACTTCACCCTGA
- a CDS encoding isocitrate/isopropylmalate dehydrogenase family protein — translation MMRIAVIPGDGIGKDVTAEAVKVLRAVSDVFGRALDLEMLPYGADYFLETGISMPPNGYTMLRDEFDAVYIGALGDPRVPDMRHARDILLGTRFELDLYVNHRPVKLLDARLCPLKDRGPADVNMVVFRENTEGMYVGIGGRFKAGTDDEIAIQEDINTYKGVHRIIRHAFEHAKANGLTRVCMADKSNALTMGHALWQRVFWEVAPQYPGIDPTHLYIDALTMQMVKNPGQFQVIVTNNMFGDIITDLGAQLQGGLGMAASGNLHPGRTSMFEPVHGSAPKYAGKNIANPFGAILSAALMLQYLGRSEEARAVEAAVEQAVVSGQGPADIGGTLGTRETGDFVVKTITSQRK, via the coding sequence ATCATGCGCATTGCAGTCATCCCCGGAGATGGCATCGGCAAGGACGTCACAGCCGAAGCCGTCAAGGTGCTTCGCGCGGTCTCCGACGTGTTCGGTCGCGCGCTCGATCTCGAAATGTTGCCCTATGGCGCCGACTACTTCCTCGAGACCGGCATCAGCATGCCGCCCAACGGCTACACCATGCTGCGCGACGAGTTCGACGCGGTGTACATCGGCGCGCTCGGCGATCCGCGCGTGCCGGATATGCGCCATGCCCGCGACATCCTGCTCGGCACCCGCTTCGAGCTCGATCTCTACGTCAATCATCGCCCGGTCAAGCTGCTGGACGCGCGGCTGTGCCCGCTGAAGGACCGCGGACCGGCGGACGTCAACATGGTGGTGTTCCGCGAGAACACCGAGGGCATGTACGTGGGCATCGGCGGCCGTTTCAAGGCGGGCACCGACGACGAGATCGCGATCCAGGAGGACATCAATACCTACAAGGGCGTGCACCGGATCATCAGGCATGCGTTCGAGCACGCGAAAGCGAACGGTCTGACCCGGGTGTGCATGGCCGACAAGAGCAACGCGCTGACGATGGGACACGCGCTCTGGCAGCGCGTATTCTGGGAGGTGGCGCCGCAGTACCCCGGGATCGATCCGACGCATCTCTACATCGATGCGCTGACGATGCAGATGGTCAAGAACCCGGGGCAGTTCCAGGTGATTGTGACCAACAATATGTTCGGCGATATCATCACCGATCTGGGCGCGCAGCTGCAGGGCGGGCTCGGCATGGCCGCGTCCGGCAACCTGCACCCCGGTCGCACGTCGATGTTCGAGCCGGTGCACGGGTCGGCGCCGAAGTACGCCGGGAAGAACATCGCCAATCCGTTCGGGGCGATCCTGTCGGCGGCGCTGATGCTCCAGTATCTCGGACGAAGCGAGGAAGCCCGGGCGGTCGAAGCGGCGGTCGAACAGGCGGTCGTTTCTGGCCAGGGCCCGGCCGACATTGGCGGCACGCTCGGAACCAGGGAGACCGGGGATTTCGTGGTGAAGACGATTACGAGCCAAAGGAAATAG
- a CDS encoding ABC transporter ATP-binding protein, producing the protein MTDPPADAIVQIEHLSVVYGKQAALLDVTAAFPAGAVGLLGPNGAGKSTLLKALLGFVKPTSGRMQVLGLDVAVSPSAIRARLGYMPEIDAHIPGMNAVSFVAYCGQLGGLPHVDAMQRAHEVLQYVGLGEARYRNVETYSTGMKQRIKLAQALVHDPDLLFLDEPTNGMDPKGREEMLELIRDLAHNKGVNLILSSHLLPDVEYTCNHVVVLHQARIATQGPIDDLKGPRGSAFELRVKGDRVAFARVLEAAGMVSKAAEDDIMRVFVPDDKGALALFQLAAREGMQVRHLRPSVPTLEDVFAQAVGEE; encoded by the coding sequence ATGACCGATCCACCTGCCGACGCCATCGTCCAGATTGAGCACCTCTCAGTTGTCTACGGCAAGCAGGCGGCGCTGCTCGATGTCACTGCCGCATTCCCGGCCGGCGCGGTCGGCTTGCTCGGGCCCAACGGCGCCGGCAAGTCCACGCTGCTCAAGGCGCTGCTCGGCTTCGTCAAGCCTACAAGTGGACGGATGCAGGTGCTTGGTCTCGATGTGGCCGTATCGCCGTCCGCGATTCGCGCCAGGCTCGGATACATGCCCGAGATCGACGCTCACATCCCCGGGATGAACGCGGTCTCATTTGTGGCGTACTGCGGCCAGCTGGGGGGGCTGCCTCACGTCGATGCGATGCAGCGCGCTCACGAGGTGCTGCAGTACGTCGGTCTTGGCGAGGCGCGCTACCGGAACGTCGAGACCTATTCGACAGGGATGAAGCAGAGGATCAAGCTGGCCCAGGCGCTCGTGCACGATCCCGATCTGCTGTTTCTCGACGAACCGACCAACGGCATGGATCCGAAGGGGCGGGAGGAGATGCTGGAGCTCATCAGGGATCTCGCGCACAACAAGGGCGTCAACCTGATTCTCTCGTCGCATCTGCTGCCAGACGTCGAGTACACCTGCAATCACGTCGTCGTGTTGCACCAGGCCCGCATCGCGACGCAGGGTCCGATTGACGACCTCAAGGGGCCGCGCGGCAGCGCCTTCGAACTGCGCGTCAAGGGCGATCGGGTTGCGTTTGCCCGCGTGCTCGAGGCCGCAGGGATGGTGAGCAAGGCGGCCGAGGACGACATCATGCGTGTGTTCGTGCCCGACGACAAAGGGGCGCTGGCACTGTTCCAGCTCGCCGCCCGCGAAGGCATGCAGGTGCGCCACCTGCGGCCGAGTGTCCCGACGCTCGAAGACGTGTTTGCCCAAGCGGTGGGCGAGGAGTAG
- a CDS encoding ABC transporter permease subunit: protein MSTMTPDMNVTVPMAGPSLAGPAIRKAPSFATAVLRVFDLSLGQMLWSRRTIFLGLVVGSPVALGLMLRILDALGFAGTIRMGGAAVTGPTVFGNMIWLLYLRFLVPVLGVFYGTSLIADEVDDKTITYLFVRPISRRAVLVGKYLAYVVTTVFVVLPSVVVLYLCVQPLGHGSLAEGFMGLLIDLGLLGVGLAAYGALFALIGAGIKHPLVVGLVFAFGWEQVALALPGYLRKFTIAYYLQALVPHVMPADGLGSALQSLFRDVPSPTMSLSAIFVVIVVCLAIAGWMVEKREYVLEQ from the coding sequence ATGAGCACCATGACACCCGACATGAACGTCACGGTTCCTATGGCCGGTCCCTCACTGGCGGGTCCCGCGATCCGCAAGGCTCCGAGCTTTGCGACCGCGGTGCTCCGCGTCTTCGACCTGTCGCTCGGTCAAATGCTCTGGTCGCGCCGGACCATCTTCCTGGGCCTGGTCGTCGGGTCACCCGTGGCGCTTGGACTGATGCTGAGGATTCTCGACGCATTGGGCTTCGCCGGGACGATTCGGATGGGTGGCGCGGCGGTGACCGGGCCGACTGTCTTCGGCAACATGATCTGGCTCCTGTATCTTCGGTTCCTCGTGCCCGTGCTGGGGGTGTTCTATGGCACGTCCCTGATAGCCGACGAGGTCGACGACAAGACGATCACGTACCTGTTCGTCCGCCCGATCAGCCGGCGGGCCGTGCTGGTCGGCAAGTACCTGGCGTACGTGGTCACCACGGTGTTCGTGGTGCTGCCGTCGGTGGTCGTCCTGTACCTGTGCGTCCAGCCGCTCGGCCATGGCTCGCTGGCCGAAGGGTTCATGGGTCTGCTGATCGACCTTGGCCTCCTCGGGGTTGGACTGGCCGCCTACGGCGCGCTGTTTGCCCTGATCGGGGCGGGCATCAAGCATCCGCTCGTCGTCGGATTGGTCTTCGCCTTTGGCTGGGAGCAGGTGGCGCTGGCGCTGCCCGGCTACCTCAGGAAGTTCACCATTGCCTACTACCTGCAGGCGCTGGTGCCTCACGTGATGCCGGCCGACGGCCTGGGGAGCGCCTTGCAGTCGCTGTTCCGGGACGTTCCGTCGCCGACGATGAGTCTTTCGGCCATCTTCGTCGTGATCGTGGTGTGCCTGGCGATCGCCGGATGGATGGTCGAGAAGCGAGAGTACGTCCTCGAACAGTAG
- a CDS encoding gamma-glutamylcyclotransferase, translating to MSDNVFVYGTLMGGFDRRRRAGIDTRMRLIGRGSIEAALYDLGIFPAAIPAPDGRVWGEVYEVEDDPSVLTKLDEIEGYRSAEPDVSLYTRVQVPVALDDGRVEMAWVYFYNAPLGRAERIASGDYLEHLRVK from the coding sequence GTGAGTGACAACGTCTTCGTCTACGGAACCCTGATGGGCGGCTTCGACAGGCGTCGTCGAGCCGGTATCGATACGCGCATGCGGCTGATCGGCCGAGGCTCGATCGAGGCCGCGCTCTACGATCTCGGGATCTTTCCCGCCGCGATTCCCGCGCCAGACGGCCGTGTCTGGGGCGAGGTGTACGAAGTCGAGGACGATCCGTCCGTACTGACCAAGCTCGACGAGATTGAAGGGTATCGTTCCGCGGAGCCGGATGTCAGCCTCTACACGCGCGTGCAGGTGCCGGTGGCGCTCGACGACGGGCGTGTCGAGATGGCGTGGGTGTACTTCTACAATGCTCCGCTCGGCCGCGCGGAGCGCATCGCGTCTGGCGACTACCTCGAGCACCTCAGGGTGAAGTAG
- a CDS encoding acetyl-CoA C-acetyltransferase has translation MNTTPVYIVNGARTPMAEYAGAFKDISALDLGALASKAALARSGVAPGQVQHVVFGNVLQTSADALYGARHIGLKAGLPIEVPALTVNRLCGSGIQAAVSAAQLIQLGEADVVLAGGTENMTQAPHVIRGLRSGLRLGQGKLEDALWESLTDTYCGCSMAITAENLAVKYGIAREEQDRFALRSQQLAAKAWETGRLAEEVVPVELKSRKGPQQFSRDDHVRADTTMESLAALPPAFRKDGGVTAGNASGIVDGAAALVLASQQAVQTLGLKPIGRLIGWSAVGVEPKEMGIGPAPATRAVLARTGLTLAEIDLIEVNEAFAAQYLAVEKELGLDRERVNVNGGAIALGHPLGASGARLLLTVLLELRRRGLSRGLATACIGGGQGIAAIVEVV, from the coding sequence ATGAACACCACACCCGTCTACATTGTGAACGGTGCCCGCACCCCGATGGCCGAGTATGCCGGGGCGTTCAAGGACATCTCCGCGCTCGATCTCGGCGCCCTCGCCTCGAAGGCTGCGCTGGCGCGCAGCGGCGTGGCGCCAGGGCAGGTTCAGCACGTCGTATTCGGCAACGTGCTGCAGACCAGCGCCGATGCGCTCTATGGGGCCCGGCACATTGGCCTCAAAGCCGGCCTGCCGATCGAAGTGCCCGCGCTGACCGTCAACCGGCTGTGCGGGTCGGGCATCCAGGCCGCGGTGTCGGCCGCGCAGCTCATCCAGTTGGGCGAGGCCGACGTCGTACTGGCGGGCGGCACCGAGAACATGACGCAGGCGCCGCACGTGATTCGCGGTCTGCGAAGCGGGCTGCGGCTCGGCCAGGGCAAGCTCGAAGACGCGCTCTGGGAGTCGCTGACAGACACGTACTGCGGCTGCAGCATGGCGATTACCGCCGAGAATCTGGCCGTCAAGTACGGCATTGCACGCGAGGAGCAGGACCGCTTCGCCCTGCGGAGCCAGCAGTTGGCGGCCAAAGCGTGGGAAACGGGACGGCTCGCCGAAGAGGTGGTGCCGGTCGAACTCAAGTCGCGGAAGGGGCCGCAGCAGTTCTCGCGCGACGATCATGTGCGCGCCGACACAACGATGGAGTCGCTGGCCGCGCTGCCGCCGGCATTCCGGAAGGACGGCGGCGTCACCGCCGGCAACGCCAGCGGCATCGTCGACGGCGCGGCGGCGCTCGTGCTGGCTTCCCAGCAGGCCGTGCAGACGCTCGGCCTCAAGCCGATCGGGCGCTTGATTGGATGGTCGGCCGTCGGCGTCGAGCCGAAAGAGATGGGGATTGGCCCCGCTCCGGCCACCCGCGCGGTTCTGGCCCGGACGGGATTGACGCTGGCCGAGATCGATCTGATTGAAGTCAACGAGGCGTTTGCCGCTCAGTATCTGGCGGTCGAGAAGGAACTGGGCCTGGATCGCGAGCGGGTCAACGTCAATGGCGGCGCCATTGCACTGGGGCATCCGCTCGGCGCGAGCGGGGCGAGACTTTTGCTGACCGTCTTGCTCGAGCTGCGCCGGCGAGGCCTGTCGCGCGGTCTGGCCACCGCCTGCATTGGCGGGGGACAGGGCATCGCGGCCATCGTTGAGGTGGTGTAG